In Gossypium raimondii isolate GPD5lz chromosome 12, ASM2569854v1, whole genome shotgun sequence, a single window of DNA contains:
- the LOC105763355 gene encoding cyclin-dependent kinase inhibitor 7 — protein sequence MRRKCRTIGEIAVMELADVGVQTRAVATTGRVQKKRRRLNDGNKEEERRKVTSSTTSTTSYIQLRSRTILADRHRREGNLCLSLNSDHDDDVSCCSSNIESSDKRIMELPDLEDESVEVETSTHFSSSERETTPLNELRAEPEDLDSTSRPSETNSRRRSTVEKMPTEAELEEFFAPAEKKLQKQFADKYNYDTVQDEPLEGRYEWIRLKP from the exons ATGAGGAGAAAGTGTAGAACAATTGGAGAAATTGCAGTTATGGAACTAGCTGACGTCGGAGTTCAAACGCGAGCCGTGGCAACAACCGGAAGAGTTCAGAAGAAACGCAGAAGATTAAACGACGGCAACAAAGAAGAGGAACGTAGAAAAGTAACTTCTTCTACAACCTCAACTACATCTTATATCCAGTTAAGAAGTCGGACAATTCTGGCGGATCGCCATCGTCGTGAGGGCAATCTGTGTTTGAGCCTTAACTCGGATCATGATGATGACGTCTCATGTTGTTCAAGCAATATTGAATCGAGTGATAAAAGGATTATGGAATTGCCAGATCTGGAG GATGAGAGTGTTGAAGTTGAAACGTCCACGCATTTCAGCAGCAGCGAAAG AGAAACGACACCGTTGAATGAGCTCCGAGCTGAACCAGAAGACCTGGATTCAACGTCGAGGCCATCAGAGACGAATTCTCGCCGTAGGTCAACGGTGGAGAAAATGCCAACCGAAGCTGAACTCGAAGAATTTTTTGCTCCTGCCGAGAAAAAACTTCAGAAACAGTTTGCAGATAA GTATAACTATGATACTGTCCAAGATGAACCGTTGGAAGGACGTTACGAGTGGATTCGATTAAAGCCATGA